Genomic DNA from Gimesia aquarii:
AAAAAGGGATGTGGAGAGCCACTTTAGTACGATTTCAGCGTTACAAAGTCTTTAAAGATAGATACTTAATTAACGGAAATTATTTGTCGTTCAATTGTGACTCAAGGTGAATTAACTTATTCGACAGTCCGTAACGTGTTTTCAGAACATGATGAAATCTGATTTGACTCAAGCAGACGTAAGCAAAAGATTAGCTTCATCTGAGATTCATGAGTGAAAAATAATTCAAAGTTCATAAGTCACTTTGTGCTGCAAGTTTTTGAATTTCATCAAAGCTTACGAAAGCTCCTTTTCCTGCACCAGGGCATTCTGGTGTAAGTGATTTCCAGCTCGCTTCACTTTCAAGATTTGATTTCCAGAAAGGCCAGGTGCGACATTGTGTGGGACGTGCTTCATAAACAGTACAGCATCTCTTTTCTGGATCAAAGAATGTACAATCGCCATTCGCATATTCTGTTAATGATCGCCTCCCTGCGTAAAGTCGTGTGTGCATTAACAATACTTCGCCTTTGGATTTGCCCGTTAGTTCTGCAATGGCTTCAATTTCTGAGTCTTCTACCCAAACAACTCCGGGGGCACCGGTGCAACAATTACCACATTGCGTACATGTAAAATTCAAACCTTCTCGATACCAGGGAGTTTGTTCAGAATTCTGATCACTCATTTTCCAATTCGCTTTTCTGTGTTGTGTGAAACTGTGGTTTTAAATCTCTTTTTGTAAGTTACTCGTGGGTATATGTCAAATATTAGCAAAGAAACAAAGATCGGTGGAATGATTCTCTGTGGTGGTGAAAGTTCCCGCATGGATTATCCCAAAGCATGGCTTCCTATGGGAAATGAGTTGATGTTACAAAGAGTGGTCAGGGTCGTTTCTGATACTGTCTCGCCAGTAATTGTTGTTGCCTCGCAGAAACAGAAATTACCTGAGTTGCCAGAATCGGTCACTGTTATTTTTGATAAAGAAACCGGAGCAGGCCCCCTACCTGCGATTGCACACGGATTAGATACATTGAAAGATCGGTGTGATGCTGCTTTTGTATCAGGTTGTGATACACCGTTGATTGATGTTAAGTTCATCACAAAGATCATTTCTGCCTTGGGTGAGAATCAACTGGTTATGGTTCAGGAAGGGAAATGGTATCATCCGCTGGCTGCCGTTTATCGGACATCATTGATTGAGCAGATCTATCATTTATTGAACTCAAACCAGCGACGGCCCATCGATTTGGCTGAGAGCGCGAAAGCATGTTTTCTCAAAGCAGATGTGCTGCGCGAAATTGATCCTGAGCTTCGAGGATTACAGAATATTAATACACGAGAGCAGTACTTCGAACTTCTAAGGGAAACTGGATTAGATAACTCAACGAAAATACCCTTTTAGGTTAGATCATTTGGCGGGTCATCAGAATTAAACTAATCGATTATTGAGGGTAGGAACCACGGTTAGCACGAATGACTGCCATCTCCCAGCGTGCCACGTCCTC
This window encodes:
- a CDS encoding YkgJ family cysteine cluster protein, whose protein sequence is MSDQNSEQTPWYREGLNFTCTQCGNCCTGAPGVVWVEDSEIEAIAELTGKSKGEVLLMHTRLYAGRRSLTEYANGDCTFFDPEKRCCTVYEARPTQCRTWPFWKSNLESEASWKSLTPECPGAGKGAFVSFDEIQKLAAQSDL
- the mobA gene encoding molybdenum cofactor guanylyltransferase, producing the protein MSNISKETKIGGMILCGGESSRMDYPKAWLPMGNELMLQRVVRVVSDTVSPVIVVASQKQKLPELPESVTVIFDKETGAGPLPAIAHGLDTLKDRCDAAFVSGCDTPLIDVKFITKIISALGENQLVMVQEGKWYHPLAAVYRTSLIEQIYHLLNSNQRRPIDLAESAKACFLKADVLREIDPELRGLQNINTREQYFELLRETGLDNSTKIPF